The Lolium perenne isolate Kyuss_39 chromosome 6, Kyuss_2.0, whole genome shotgun sequence genome segment GTACTTCGACCGCGAGATCGCcgcggaagaagaggagaacgactaggaggacgcggacgaggacgaggacaagGACGAGCAGGTGGAGCGCCCagagtacgaccacgacgacagcgggccagcgtgggatccggagacccagccgccggacattagcgatgaggaggccattgccatggtactggccaatagcgagctcgacgagctcgcttttgggacgggctcgcaatccaaCTCCGCGAGTTCGCACTCGCGCAGGGGAGGCCTGCGACTCCTTCGGCCAtgccgacgcgttccaacgaccgCGCGCCGGCTGCTGCGGCCTGAGATCCGTGGCCACCTTCACCACAGCCTCCTGCGCAGGCGACGGCCTGGCCGCAGTTACCGCAGCCTGACCTTCCTCCTCCACCGTCGACGTAccagcttccatggccgacgtcGGAGTTCATCGACCTTGTCAGCGACGACGATCAGTAGGCAGTACCTAGTTTTACCACGTCTTTATGGTCTTTTTAGAGTCTTTTTATGGTTTTTATTAATATAAATTATGACTTTTATGAATGGAAAAAATATGCGTCGTATCGTTGAAGCTGACCTGAcgtaaacggacgcgcggtcaatTTCAACCATTTAAAACGACATGAGAGCTCGTTTAGACGTCCAAAATACGTCACCCCGCTGGAGATGACATCACAAACCGAGATGTATGATGTATCTGCTGCATCACGCGCAGCAAGGTAGCAGGCCAGTCCGAATGCCCTTATTCAATTCCTGTCGACCGCTCGTGCGTATCTCCGACCTCCAATTCCCCGTGATCCAGCATGACCCAGCACGCCTACGAGACGCgctaccgccgccgccggcgagttGCGGCCAGAGCGGCTTCCCCTCCCGGCGCCCCGCCCAACAGCGGCGACATCCTCCAGGAAATCTTCCTCCGCTTGCCCCCGTTGCCCTCGTCCCTGCCTCGTGTCTCCCTCGTCTGCAAGCGGTGGCGCCGCCTCGCCGCAGACCCTGAGTTCCTCCTCCGCTTCCGCGCCCACCAcgggaaggcgcccctcctcgggcTCTTCAACGATCACGGTGGGTGGGTCTCTTTCAACCCCGTCCTCGACCCTCCCGACCGCATAAGCCGCGAGCGATTCACCTTCACCCTGCGGACTGACTGCCGTGGCGCCCAGACCTACTACCCCAACCATGGTACGCTTCTCGGGTGCCGCCACGGGCGCCTCCTCATCCTCAACCACAGGGAGCCCGAGGTCCTCGTGTGCGACCCCATTACCGGGGAACAGCGCCGCATCGCTGTTCCGCCGGAGTTCGGCGAGCGCTCCATCCACCCTTCCAGGACTAAAGGATCCGTGCTCTGCGCTGACGGCAGGCAGGGGCACGTGCACGGGGGCTGCCACTCCAGCCCCTTCAAGCTAGTTCTGGTGCAAACCTTCTTCCAAGAACACGCAGGCCGAACCTCTGCCTGCGTTTACTCGTCGGGGACCGGCAAGTGGAGCGGTCTCATC includes the following:
- the LOC127306822 gene encoding uncharacterized protein — encoded protein: MTQHAYETRYRRRRRVAARAASPPGAPPNSGDILQEIFLRLPPLPSSLPRVSLVCKRWRRLAADPEFLLRFRAHHGKAPLLGLFNDHGGWVSFNPVLDPPDRISRERFTFTLRTDCRGAQTYYPNHGTLLGCRHGRLLILNHREPEVLVCDPITGEQRRIAVPPEFGERSIHPSRTKGSVLCADGRQGHVHGGCHSSPFKLVLVQTFFQEHAGRTSACVYSSGTGKWSGLISAAEQFNCNVDFYRPATLVGASLCWWLPDPYDSRSMKILEFDTGRQSLSLIGSLPVPNFDIHCSQIIKGEDGGVGAATLSYPNLQLWDWKLDCGAGVWIVRKAVHLELLPNILSGKALIVGYVEDDDAILIKFNFNHSIFIVQLDSMQSSKLCESAMARQYHPFTSFYSSGEFGCCKGLASDPSTTPSIEPSKQQVPTLPVGKKARRAR